One segment of Phaeacidiphilus oryzae TH49 DNA contains the following:
- a CDS encoding M48 metallopeptidase family protein → MAPAVQGPPEHVEVRRSARRRRTVSAYREGDRTVVLIPARMSAAEEKRWVALMLDKLAAQESRRVFGDEELAARAADLSVRFLDGRAVPRSVRWVTNQNSRWGSCTPSEGTIRLSHRLQGMPDYVIDYVLLHELAHLLVPDHGPGFWALLDAYPKTERARGYLEGVVAAARLPHVPSPRSTG, encoded by the coding sequence ATGGCCCCCGCGGTGCAGGGGCCTCCTGAGCACGTCGAGGTGAGGCGCAGCGCCCGCCGCCGCCGCACGGTCTCCGCCTACCGGGAGGGCGACCGCACGGTCGTGCTGATCCCGGCCCGGATGTCCGCCGCCGAGGAGAAGCGCTGGGTCGCCCTGATGCTCGACAAGCTCGCCGCACAGGAGAGCCGCCGGGTCTTCGGGGACGAGGAACTCGCAGCTCGCGCCGCCGACTTGAGCGTCCGCTTCCTGGACGGCCGGGCGGTCCCGCGCAGCGTCCGCTGGGTCACCAACCAGAACAGCCGCTGGGGCTCCTGCACCCCCAGTGAGGGCACCATCAGGCTCTCCCACCGCCTTCAGGGGATGCCGGACTACGTCATCGACTACGTGCTGCTGCACGAGCTGGCGCATCTGCTGGTGCCGGACCACGGCCCCGGGTTCTGGGCGCTGCTGGACGCCTACCCGAAGACCGAGCGGGCCCGCGGCTATCTGGAGGGCGTGGTCGCCGCCGCCCGCCTCCCGCACGTCCCGTCGCCGCGCAGCACCGGCTGA
- a CDS encoding NUDIX hydrolase, which translates to MTLHADAVRTLTAWTPPAALPGQRELRAEYLEHLDDHPDGVWRSNRPAHITASAMVVDPEAGRMLLTLHPKVGLWLQLGGHCEPEDVSLGGAALREATEESGIEGLTIDAEPVKLDRHQVYCAGRQEPPSWHLDVQYLAVAPAGAEPLISDESLDLRWFRWNAPPEPTDESVRVLAEQARQRYGG; encoded by the coding sequence ATGACCCTGCACGCCGACGCCGTACGGACGTTGACCGCCTGGACCCCGCCGGCCGCGCTGCCCGGGCAGCGGGAGCTGCGCGCGGAGTACCTGGAGCACCTGGACGACCATCCGGACGGCGTGTGGCGGTCGAACCGCCCGGCGCACATCACCGCGAGTGCGATGGTGGTGGACCCGGAGGCCGGTCGGATGCTGCTCACTCTTCACCCGAAGGTGGGACTCTGGCTCCAGCTCGGCGGGCACTGCGAGCCGGAGGACGTCTCGCTGGGCGGGGCCGCGCTGCGCGAGGCGACCGAGGAGTCGGGTATCGAGGGCCTGACCATCGACGCGGAGCCGGTGAAGCTGGACCGCCACCAGGTGTACTGCGCGGGCCGGCAGGAGCCGCCGAGCTGGCATCTGGACGTGCAGTACCTGGCGGTGGCGCCGGCCGGCGCCGAACCGCTGATCAGTGACGAGTCCCTGGACTTGCGCTGGTTCCGGTGGAACGCGCCGCCGGAGCCCACGGACGAGTCGGTGCGGGTGCTCGCGGAGCAGGCGCGGCAGCGGTACGGCGGCTGA
- a CDS encoding YlbL family protein — translation MPRRSATLLASTFLLIGLLAAAFLLPVPYSEMSPGPTYNTLGEQNGKPVIQVSGGPRTYDTSGHLNMTTVQVSTADFRMNLAEMLVGWVSRDTDVVPKATLYPDNQTEQQSEQMNAEEFASSTDTATAAALTQLGYKVGSEVVVGTVVEGAPAQGRLHAGDVITAVDGTAVTDPDKVAPLVVRHKPGQDVVFTVVPNGKPASAAKRVPVPTVKSPQTGKAMVGIVPSTEHTFPFKVDINLAEVGGPSAGLMFSLGIIDKLQPTDLTGGRFVAGTGTMDADGKVGPIGGISMKTIAARNAGARYFFTPSANCAEAAANTPAGLRLIKVDTLKQALDDLARIRSGRTSELPACKG, via the coding sequence ATGCCACGTCGGTCAGCGACCCTGCTCGCCTCAACGTTTCTGCTGATAGGGCTGCTCGCCGCGGCCTTTCTGCTGCCGGTCCCGTACTCGGAGATGAGCCCCGGGCCGACCTACAACACCCTGGGCGAGCAGAACGGCAAGCCGGTCATCCAGGTCAGCGGCGGCCCCAGGACGTACGACACCAGTGGCCACCTCAACATGACGACGGTTCAGGTCAGCACCGCGGACTTCCGGATGAACCTGGCCGAGATGCTGGTCGGCTGGGTCAGCCGGGACACCGACGTGGTCCCCAAGGCCACCCTCTACCCGGACAACCAGACCGAGCAGCAGTCCGAGCAGATGAACGCCGAGGAGTTCGCCTCCTCCACGGACACCGCCACCGCGGCCGCGCTGACCCAGCTCGGCTACAAGGTGGGCAGCGAGGTCGTGGTCGGCACGGTCGTCGAGGGCGCGCCGGCGCAGGGCCGGCTGCACGCCGGGGACGTGATCACCGCCGTGGACGGCACCGCGGTCACCGATCCGGACAAGGTGGCCCCGCTCGTGGTCAGGCACAAGCCGGGGCAGGACGTGGTGTTCACCGTGGTCCCGAACGGCAAGCCGGCCTCGGCGGCCAAGCGGGTCCCGGTCCCGACCGTGAAGTCCCCGCAGACCGGCAAGGCGATGGTGGGCATCGTCCCGTCGACCGAGCACACCTTCCCGTTCAAGGTGGACATCAACCTGGCCGAGGTGGGCGGCCCGAGCGCCGGGCTGATGTTCTCGCTGGGGATCATCGACAAGCTGCAGCCGACCGACCTGACCGGCGGGAGGTTCGTGGCCGGTACCGGGACGATGGACGCCGACGGGAAGGTCGGACCGATCGGCGGCATCTCGATGAAGACCATCGCCGCCAGGAACGCCGGGGCCCGGTACTTCTTCACCCCCTCCGCCAACTGCGCGGAGGCCGCCGCGAACACCCCGGCGGGGCTGCGGCTGATCAAGGTGGACACCCTCAAGCAGGCGCTCGACGACCTGGCGAGGATCCGGTCCGGCAGGACCTCCGAGCTTCCCGCCTGCAAGGGCTGA
- a CDS encoding molybdenum cofactor biosynthesis protein MoaE: MGEDCLMDANPIRLLALRDRALSLDEVYAAVGDPSAGGTAVFVGTVRDHDGGRSGVVSLEYSAHPTAEQELRRIAEKIAADHPVRALAAVHRTGTLGIGDIAVIAAVSCPHRGEAFQACRELIDTLKHEVPIWKRQVFEDGADEWVGACD, translated from the coding sequence ATGGGAGAAGATTGCCTGATGGACGCCAATCCCATTCGCCTGCTCGCGCTGCGGGACCGCGCGCTGTCCCTCGACGAGGTCTACGCGGCCGTCGGAGACCCCTCCGCCGGCGGCACCGCCGTCTTCGTCGGCACCGTTCGGGACCACGACGGAGGCCGCTCCGGCGTGGTCTCCCTCGAGTACTCCGCCCACCCCACCGCCGAGCAGGAGCTCCGCCGCATCGCGGAGAAGATCGCCGCCGACCACCCCGTCCGCGCCCTGGCCGCCGTCCACCGCACCGGAACCCTCGGCATCGGCGACATCGCGGTGATCGCCGCGGTCTCCTGCCCGCATCGCGGCGAGGCCTTCCAGGCCTGCCGCGAGCTGATCGACACCCTCAAGCACGAGGTGCCGATCTGGAAGCGCCAGGTCTTCGAGGACGGCGCGGACGAATGGGTCGGCGCCTGCGACTGA
- a CDS encoding zinc-dependent metalloprotease has protein sequence MSDIPFGFGVPPEEPDDDKPGQQGGSGADRDKSSGKGGEHAPTGKHDDENGGGGNDGGKKDDGKGEPEKSGKEEGGETPAGDEPFSFGFGGPGSGSGGNPLGALFGGLGGPGGMGGLGGAGDNPLGAFGNLNPSDLGAAFQQLGQMLSGATDGGPVNWDLARDIARQAVVQENAPAGKDRSVGASEKSAVEEALRLAELWLDGTTAFPSSGGATKAWSRAEWIEGTLPAWKQLVDPVAERVAGAMGGVVPEEMQAMVGPLLGVMRSMGGAMFGTQIGQALGGLAGEVVGSTDIGLPLAPAGQTALLPQNVAAFSEGLSVPEDEVRLYLALREAAHQRLFSHVPWLRAHLFGAVEAYARGISVDTSRLEDLVGQIDPSNPEALQEAMASGMFQPQDTPEQKAALARLETALALVEGWVDAVVHAAAAPHLPHAEALRETLRRRRASGGPAEQTFATLVGLELRPRRLRDASRLWASLADARGTDGRDGLWAHPDMLPTASDLDDPDGFVHREELVGEIDFDRLLQQGSEESDADSGPEPGSDGPEKKQKPEEPGDAAE, from the coding sequence GTGAGCGACATCCCCTTCGGATTCGGAGTACCGCCCGAGGAGCCCGACGACGACAAGCCAGGCCAGCAGGGTGGCAGCGGCGCCGACCGCGACAAGTCCTCCGGCAAGGGCGGCGAGCACGCCCCCACCGGCAAGCACGACGATGAGAACGGCGGCGGCGGGAACGACGGCGGCAAGAAGGACGACGGGAAGGGCGAGCCCGAGAAGAGCGGCAAGGAGGAGGGCGGGGAGACGCCTGCCGGCGACGAGCCGTTCTCGTTCGGCTTCGGCGGTCCGGGCTCCGGCTCCGGCGGGAACCCGCTGGGCGCGCTCTTCGGCGGCCTCGGCGGCCCCGGGGGGATGGGCGGCCTCGGCGGCGCCGGGGACAATCCCCTCGGCGCCTTCGGCAATCTGAACCCCTCCGACCTCGGCGCGGCCTTCCAGCAGCTCGGTCAGATGCTCTCCGGCGCGACCGACGGCGGCCCGGTCAACTGGGACCTGGCGCGGGACATCGCCCGCCAGGCCGTGGTCCAGGAGAACGCGCCGGCGGGCAAGGACCGCTCGGTCGGCGCCTCGGAGAAGTCCGCGGTCGAGGAGGCGCTGCGGCTCGCCGAGCTGTGGCTGGACGGCACCACCGCCTTCCCCTCCTCCGGCGGCGCCACCAAGGCCTGGAGCCGGGCGGAGTGGATCGAGGGCACCCTGCCGGCCTGGAAGCAGCTGGTGGACCCGGTCGCGGAGCGGGTGGCCGGCGCCATGGGCGGCGTGGTCCCCGAGGAGATGCAGGCCATGGTCGGCCCGCTGCTCGGCGTGATGCGCTCGATGGGCGGCGCCATGTTCGGCACCCAGATCGGCCAGGCGCTCGGCGGACTCGCCGGCGAGGTGGTCGGCTCCACGGACATCGGACTGCCGCTGGCCCCCGCCGGGCAGACCGCCCTGCTGCCGCAGAACGTGGCCGCGTTCAGCGAGGGCCTGTCCGTGCCGGAGGACGAGGTGCGGCTCTACCTGGCCCTGCGCGAGGCCGCCCACCAGCGGCTCTTCTCCCACGTGCCGTGGCTGCGGGCGCACCTCTTCGGCGCGGTCGAGGCGTACGCGCGCGGCATCTCGGTGGACACCTCGCGGCTCGAGGACCTGGTCGGCCAGATCGACCCGAGCAACCCGGAGGCCCTTCAGGAGGCCATGGCCAGCGGGATGTTCCAGCCGCAGGACACCCCCGAGCAGAAGGCCGCGCTGGCCCGCCTGGAGACCGCCCTCGCGCTGGTCGAGGGCTGGGTGGACGCGGTGGTGCACGCCGCCGCGGCCCCGCATCTGCCGCACGCCGAGGCGCTGCGCGAGACGCTGCGCCGCCGCCGGGCCTCCGGCGGTCCGGCCGAGCAGACCTTCGCCACGCTGGTCGGCCTGGAACTGCGCCCGCGCCGGCTGCGGGACGCCTCCCGGCTGTGGGCCTCGCTGGCCGACGCCCGTGGGACGGACGGCCGGGACGGACTGTGGGCGCATCCCGATATGCTGCCCACCGCCTCGGACCTGGACGACCCGGACGGCTTCGTCCACCGCGAGGAGCTGGTCGGCGAGATCGACTTCGACAGGCTCCTCCAGCAGGGCTCCGAGGAGTCCGACGCGGATTCGGGCCCGGAGCCGGGCTCGGACGGGCCGGAGAAGAAGCAGAAGCCAGAGGAGCCGGGGGACGCCGCCGAATGA
- a CDS encoding PPA1309 family protein, with the protein MSETPSVPPAATPLTRAVLEIDAFAATMGWDLPARLFALVDTAELVRNEPSLASRLGLDADAPSGLTPIEQEELPAGKQLDEFLATIAWPDAVAGCALVVERQMLPPSAEAQLPEGLSEAKLAAWVAEHPEREEVRMTVAVLRSGARETALRLRSKDTANEVLTGPDLVPALAEALSATFA; encoded by the coding sequence ATGTCAGAAACGCCTTCCGTGCCGCCCGCAGCCACCCCGCTCACCCGGGCCGTGCTGGAGATCGACGCCTTCGCCGCCACCATGGGCTGGGACCTCCCGGCCCGGCTCTTCGCGCTGGTCGACACGGCCGAGCTGGTCCGCAACGAGCCCTCGCTGGCCTCCCGGCTCGGCCTGGACGCCGATGCCCCGAGCGGACTGACGCCCATCGAGCAGGAGGAGCTGCCGGCCGGCAAGCAGCTGGACGAGTTTCTGGCGACGATCGCCTGGCCGGACGCGGTGGCCGGGTGCGCCCTCGTGGTCGAGCGGCAGATGCTGCCGCCGTCGGCGGAGGCGCAGCTGCCGGAGGGGCTGTCCGAGGCGAAGCTGGCCGCCTGGGTCGCGGAGCATCCGGAGCGGGAGGAGGTGCGGATGACCGTCGCGGTGCTGCGGAGCGGCGCGCGCGAGACGGCTCTCCGCCTCCGCTCCAAGGACACCGCCAACGAGGTCCTCACCGGCCCCGACCTGGTCCCCGCGCTGGCGGAGGCGCTGTCCGCGACGTTCGCGTAA
- a CDS encoding NAD-dependent epimerase/dehydratase family protein has protein sequence MSSPQSDVRSGLTGESERPSPDYDGPQLVVAVTGAASGAGAVLTERLAASPHVRRVVAIDERRGETAGVQWRVLDVRDPLLADRLSGADVVVHLALDLGMDSDPRARTAYNVRGTQTVLTAAAAAGVHRVVLCTSAMVYGAMADNEVPLAEDAPLRATEEATLVGDLLEIERLGRRAPRVHPGMSVTVLRPAVVVGRDVDTVLTRHFEAPRLLVVAGSRPCWQFCHVEDLASALEYAALGLVEGEVTVGCDGWLEQEEVEELSGIRRMELPASLALGTAARLHRLGLTPAPAGDLAYTMYPWVVSGSRLHEAGWRPRFGNEEVLAELLASTEGHHAVAGRRLGGRDAAGATLGAAGATVALVGTAALVRRARRRRRG, from the coding sequence GTGAGTTCCCCGCAATCGGACGTTCGCTCTGGGCTGACCGGCGAAAGCGAGCGTCCCAGCCCGGACTACGACGGGCCGCAGCTGGTGGTCGCCGTCACCGGCGCGGCCTCCGGGGCCGGCGCCGTGCTGACCGAGCGGCTGGCCGCGTCCCCGCACGTCCGGCGGGTGGTCGCGATCGACGAACGGCGCGGCGAGACGGCCGGGGTGCAGTGGCGGGTGCTGGACGTCCGCGACCCGCTGCTCGCCGACCGCCTCTCCGGCGCCGACGTCGTCGTCCACCTCGCCCTCGACCTGGGGATGGACTCCGACCCGCGGGCCCGCACGGCGTACAACGTGCGGGGCACCCAGACCGTGCTGACCGCGGCCGCCGCGGCCGGCGTCCACCGCGTGGTCCTCTGCACCTCGGCGATGGTCTACGGGGCGATGGCCGACAACGAGGTGCCGCTCGCCGAGGACGCCCCGCTGCGGGCGACCGAGGAGGCCACGCTGGTCGGCGACCTGCTGGAGATCGAGCGCCTCGGCCGCCGCGCCCCCCGGGTCCACCCGGGGATGTCGGTGACCGTGCTCCGCCCGGCGGTGGTCGTGGGCCGCGACGTGGACACCGTGCTGACCAGGCACTTCGAGGCGCCGCGGCTGCTGGTGGTGGCGGGCTCCCGGCCCTGCTGGCAGTTCTGCCACGTCGAGGACCTCGCCTCGGCGCTGGAGTACGCGGCGCTCGGGCTGGTCGAGGGGGAGGTCACGGTCGGCTGCGACGGCTGGCTGGAGCAGGAGGAGGTCGAGGAGCTCTCCGGGATCCGGCGGATGGAACTGCCGGCCTCGCTGGCGCTCGGCACGGCCGCGCGCCTCCACCGGCTGGGCCTCACCCCGGCCCCGGCCGGTGACCTGGCGTACACGATGTACCCCTGGGTGGTCTCCGGCAGCCGGCTGCACGAGGCCGGCTGGCGCCCCCGCTTCGGCAACGAGGAGGTGCTGGCCGAGCTGCTGGCCTCGACCGAGGGCCACCACGCGGTGGCCGGCCGCCGCCTCGGCGGCCGGGACGCGGCGGGGGCCACCCTGGGCGCCGCGGGCGCGACGGTCGCGCTGGTCGGCACGGCGGCACTGGTACGCCGGGCGCGGCGGCGCCGCCGGGGGTAG